One Oenanthe melanoleuca isolate GR-GAL-2019-014 chromosome 3, OMel1.0, whole genome shotgun sequence DNA segment encodes these proteins:
- the LOC130251607 gene encoding glutathione S-transferase-like isoform X2 — MSGKPKLHYFNGRGRMETIRWLLAAAGVEFEESYLEKKEDLIKLQNDGSLLFQQVPMVEIDGMKLVQTRAIANYISTKYNLYGKDLKERALIDMYVEGLFDLNDILMTYEIQPADKKEQHFANMMDKTENRYFPVFEKVLKDHGKDFLVGNQLSRADVQLLEVILMIEEWKPDMFSKFPLLQSFKARMSAIPNIKKFLQPGSQRKPPSDDEVVDKVMKIFYS, encoded by the exons ATGTCTGGAAAACCCAAGCTTCACTACTTCAATGGACGAGGCCGAATGGAAACAATTCGGTGGCtcttggcagcagctggggttGAG TTTGAAGAATCctacttggaaaaaaaggaggatcTGATAAAGTTACAGAATG ATGGATCCCTGCTCTTCCAGCAAGTGCCAATGGTAGAGATTGATGGGATGAAGCTGGTGCAGACCAGAGCCATTGCCAACTACATATCAACGAAATACAACCTCTATGGGAAGGACCTGAAGGAGAGAGCCCT AATCGATATGTATGTGGAAGGACTGTTCGATCTCAATGATATACTCATGACATATGAAATCCAACCAGCAGACAAAAAAGAGCAACATTTTGCTAATATGATggacaaaactgaaaacagataCTTCCCTGTCTTTGAGAAG GTTTTGAAAGACCATGGAAAAGACTTTCTGGTTGGCAaccagctgagcagggcagatgtTCAATTACTTGAAGTCATTTTAATGATTGAAGAGTGGAAGCCAGATATGTTTTCCAAATTCCCTCTCTTGCAG aGCTTCAAAGCAAGAATGAGTGCTATCCCCAACATAAAGAaattcctgcagcctggcagccagAGGAAACCACCATCAGATGATGAGGTTGTGGACAAAGTGATGAAAATTTTCTACTCCTGA
- the LOC130251607 gene encoding glutathione S-transferase-like isoform X1 has protein sequence MYRGESGTGSMSGKPKLHYFNGRGRMETIRWLLAAAGVEFEESYLEKKEDLIKLQNDGSLLFQQVPMVEIDGMKLVQTRAIANYISTKYNLYGKDLKERALIDMYVEGLFDLNDILMTYEIQPADKKEQHFANMMDKTENRYFPVFEKVLKDHGKDFLVGNQLSRADVQLLEVILMIEEWKPDMFSKFPLLQSFKARMSAIPNIKKFLQPGSQRKPPSDDEVVDKVMKIFYS, from the exons ATGT aTAGAGGGGAATCAGGCACTGGAAGCATGTCTGGAAAACCCAAGCTTCACTACTTCAATGGACGAGGCCGAATGGAAACAATTCGGTGGCtcttggcagcagctggggttGAG TTTGAAGAATCctacttggaaaaaaaggaggatcTGATAAAGTTACAGAATG ATGGATCCCTGCTCTTCCAGCAAGTGCCAATGGTAGAGATTGATGGGATGAAGCTGGTGCAGACCAGAGCCATTGCCAACTACATATCAACGAAATACAACCTCTATGGGAAGGACCTGAAGGAGAGAGCCCT AATCGATATGTATGTGGAAGGACTGTTCGATCTCAATGATATACTCATGACATATGAAATCCAACCAGCAGACAAAAAAGAGCAACATTTTGCTAATATGATggacaaaactgaaaacagataCTTCCCTGTCTTTGAGAAG GTTTTGAAAGACCATGGAAAAGACTTTCTGGTTGGCAaccagctgagcagggcagatgtTCAATTACTTGAAGTCATTTTAATGATTGAAGAGTGGAAGCCAGATATGTTTTCCAAATTCCCTCTCTTGCAG aGCTTCAAAGCAAGAATGAGTGCTATCCCCAACATAAAGAaattcctgcagcctggcagccagAGGAAACCACCATCAGATGATGAGGTTGTGGACAAAGTGATGAAAATTTTCTACTCCTGA